A section of the Phacochoerus africanus isolate WHEZ1 chromosome 4, ROS_Pafr_v1, whole genome shotgun sequence genome encodes:
- the LOC125124436 gene encoding olfactory receptor 5G3-like — MEDQNQTAVTEFLFLGLTDQLRQQILLFVTLVFVYLVTLGGNLGMITLIWMDPRLHTPMYFFLSHLSFVDMCLSSSIAPKVLCDIFAEKKGISFLGCAAQMWFLDLFVATECFLLASMAYDRYLAIRKPLLYSQIMSQRVCVQLVMGPYAVALMSTMTHTTLTFCLPFCGPNVINHFFCDILPLLSLACADTWANKVVLFTLAGAVGVLSGLIIMVSYICILVAILRIQSAGGRRKAFSTCSSHLAAVSILYGTLFFIYVRPGSGSSLDINKVVSLFYTVVTPMLNPLIYSLRNEEVKNAFGRKFERNVFFFSKKIEF; from the coding sequence ATGGAAGAtcagaatcagactgcagtgacTGAATTCCTCTTCTTGGGCCTCACTGACCAGCTCCGCCAGCAGATTCTCCTCTTTGTCACTCTGGTCTTTGTCTATCTTGTCACCCTGGGGGGTAACTTGGGGATGATCACTCTCATCTGGATGGATCCCAGGCTCCACACACCTATGTACTTTTTTCTCAGCCACCTGTCCTTTGTAGACATGTGTTTGTCGTCTTCCATTGCACCCAAGGTGCTGTGTGATATCTTTGCCGAGAAGAAAGGCATCTCTTTCCTGGGTTGTGCTGCACAGATGTGGTTCCTGGATCTTTTTGTGGCAACTGAATGTTTCCTCCTGGCTTCCATGGCCTATGATCGGTACCTGGCTATCCGTAAGCCCTTGCTGTATTCACAGATCATGTCCCAGAGGGTCTGTGTGCAGCTGGTGATGGGCCCTTATGCTGTGGCTCTCATGAGCACCATGACTCATACCACATTGACGTTCTGCTTACCCTTCTGTGGTCCAAATGTTATCAATCACTTTTTTTGTGACATTTTGCCATTGCTTTCCCTAGCATGTGCAGACACCTGGGCCAATAAGGTGGTGCTTTTCACCTTGGCTGGGGCAGTCGGGGTTCTCAGTGGCCTGATCATCATGGTCTCCTATATCTGCATCCTGGTGGCCATCCTGAGGATCCAGAGTGCTGGTGGGAGGAGGAAAGCTTTCTCGACCTGTTCTTCTCACCTGGCAGCGGTCTCCATCCTCTATGGgactcttttcttcatttatgtgCGACCTGGCTCAGGTTCCTCCCTAGATATCAATAAAGTGGTTTCTCTGTTTTACACGGTGGTGACCCCCATGTTGAACCCCCTCATCTACAGTTTGAGGAACGAGGAGGTGAAAAATGCATTTGGTAGGAAGTTTGaaaggaatgttttttttttttcaaaaaagatagaATTCTAA